In the Eremothecium cymbalariae DBVPG#7215 chromosome 7, complete sequence genome, one interval contains:
- the PDL32 gene encoding putative ADP-ribose 1''-phosphate phosphatase (similar to Ashbya gossypii ABL039C) — translation MIKTGLRVEEMGTKDVGGSVESDSLRLEQEEEVVVMGLKFILVDQNVGVCRGWRRWLSEANSNVEVRNCALDQAFGKDDNEDGFGVRRAIVSPGNSFGYLGGGFDLGIQEFFGGLEFEGYVREHLGFRYRPVGQTSVIPLSKRFEKKGFKYLIHAPTVVTPIFPFDASRSIVACAQTVFDVIWNLLESIPEDVEELILPGLGTGYVGIPPEISTISMAFAVRLYLAGGKISQELKNVLIMLFLDQKYRPFIPDKCRVEAEKLGLNWDKISAFDVRTSSLDKLLPMNICI, via the coding sequence atgataaagacAGGACTTAGGGTAGAAGAAATGGGAACAAAGGATGTTGGTGGGTCGGTTGAAAGTGATAGCTTGCGGTTAGAGCAGGAGGAagaggtggtggtgatgggACTTAAATTTATTTTGGTTGATCAGAATGTGGGGGTTTGCCGTGGTTGGAGAAGATGGCTCTCTGAAGCAAACAGCAATGTTGAGGTGAGAAATTGCGCGTTGGATCAAGCGTTCGGGAAGGATGATAATGAGGATGGGTTTGGTGTAAGGAGGGCGATAGTTTCTCCAGGGAACTCCTTTGGTTATTTAGGGGGTGGGTTTGATCTGGGGATACAGGAGTTCTTCGGAGGTTTAGAGTTTGAGGGATATGTGAGAGAGCATTTGGGATTCAGGTACAGGCCTGTTGGGCAGACGAGCGTTATTCCGTTGAGTAAGAGGTTTGAGAAGAAGGGTTTCAAGTATTTGATCCACGCACCTACTGTCGTGACACCGATATTTCCGTTTGATGCCAGTCGGTCTATTGTGGCTTGTGCACAAACTGTGTTCGATGTTATTTGGAATTTACTTGAATCTATTCCCGAAGACGTTGAGGAGTTGATCCTACCCGGGCTAGGTACTGGGTATGTTGGGATCCCGCCTGAGATCTCGACTATTTCTATGGCATTTGCAGTGCGGTTGTATTTGGCAGGTGGTAAGATCTCACAAGAACTAAAAAATGTGTTAATCATGTTGTTCCTAGATCAAAAATATAGGCCTTTTATTCCTGATAAGTGTCGTGTAGAAGCTGAGAAGTTAGGTCTAAATTGGGACAAGATATCGGCATTTGATGTTCGTACGAGTTCGCTAGATAAGCTTCTTCCAAtgaatatatgtatttga
- the VBA1 gene encoding Vba1p (similar to Ashbya gossypii ABL040W) has protein sequence MTEHKHSPFTPLINHNNVSHSYTEEGQDCKIFDSDEFGKLQEVMPRLPMLLSLWMANFLASMDRTIIANIMNSVTEEFKESHRIQWVATSFLLTSTVFQPIYGKLSDVTGRRFVLVLAYSLFLLGCLVTAYARNIWEFAFGRAICGIGAGGIPTMCVITMGDMFSVKEQSIYQSYAHIIYTIGEVLGAPIGGIALETVGWRAIFLAQVPVLTICIYLTLCDDDLAQQHIPPHGERLTWKNISRMDLSGSILLIISLCGVILLSSATIIEYWMWLLVIASAGLFIINELYWVSECIIPFRKLKGAIGLTSLLLLVSSFIEYSELYRTPLFLQLVQNMSTSTTGVVLLFSSAASAVATLLSGWVLRTTRTNLGEASFNHMFGSMTLQVAGLTTILVLIHFLNPDQSSIQVTSEHRLAPFMMNSDSAVWKIIYVAALSTVSSGHAGLLVSTLTSIFVHTETPDRAMFTGAFYLFRYIGSVLGASTALSVYESVLSKRLWNYLDLNNMKDSYDGLMHDSSYLRQNFTGSRISDLLDIYKSSFQTSYVPNIKLGEFSIALLVWYLMKQ, from the coding sequence ATGACAGAGCATAAACACAGTCCTTTCACACCACTTATTAATCACAACAATGTTTCGCACAGCTATACTGAAGAAGGTCAGGATTGTAAGATCTTTGATTCTGATGAATTTGGTAAGCTACAGGAAGTAATGCCAAGACTACCTATGTTATTGTCTTTATGGATGGCAAATTTCTTGGCGTCGATGGATCGTACTATTATTGCAAATATTATGAACAGTGTCACCGAAGAGTTTAAAGAATCTCACAGGATTCAATGGGTAGCAActagttttcttttgacTAGTACAGTTTTTCAGCCGATATATGGAAAGCTGTCTGATGTTACAGGTCGAAGGTTTGTTTTGGTATTGGCATATTCGTTATTTCTGTTAGGATGTTTGGTGACAGCGTATGCGAGAAATATTTGGGAATTTGCATTTGGGAGGGCTATATGTGGGATTGGTGCCGGGGGGATTCCTACGATGTGCGTTATAACGATGGGTGATATGTTTAGTGTCAAGGAACAGAGTATTTATCAGAGCTACGCGCATATTATTTATACTATTGGTGAGGTTTTGGGTGCTCCAATTGGTGGGATAGCTCTTGAAACTGTTGGTTGGAGGGCTATATTTTTGGCACAAGTTCCTGTTTTAACTATTTGCATTTATTTGACACTTTGCGATGATGATCTTGCTCAGCAGCATATACCACCACATGGAGAAAGATTGACATGGAAAAACATATCACGTATGGATTTAAGTGGCTcaattttattgataatatcCCTTTGTGGAGTTATACTTTTGAGTTCTGCTACTATTATTGAATATTGGATGTGGCTATTAGTGATTGCGTCTGCTGGCCTATTCATAATCAATGAACTATACTGGGTTAGTGAATGTATTATACCATTCAGAAAGTTAAAAGGTGCAATTGGATTAACATCGCTATTATTACTTGTTTCATCTTTCATAGAATATAGTGAGTTATACAGGACACCTTTGTTTCTACAGCTGGTTCAAAATATGTCTACCTCAACAACAGGTGTTGTACTATTATTTAGCAGTGCTGCTTCAGCTGTTGCAACTCTACTATCCGGATGGGTGCTACGGACTACAAGGACCAATCTTGGGGAGGCGTCGTTTAACCACATGTTTGGGAGCATGACACTGCAAGTAGCTGGGCTAACTACTATTTTGGTCCTTATTCATTTCTTAAATCCAGATCAGTCATCTATTCAAGTTACCTCTGAACATCGGCTAGCGCCGTTCATGATGAACAGTGACTCTGCAGTTTGGAAAATCATTTATGTTGCTGCGTTGAGTACTGTGAGCAGTGGCCATGCTGGCTTGTTGGTATCAACACTAACCAGTATTTTCGTTCATACCGAAACCCCAGATCGGGCAATGTTCACTGGGGCATTTTATCTATTCAGATACATTGGTAGTGTTTTGGGAGCATCCACAGCATTATCAGTATATGAAAGTGTTTTATCCAAACGTCTATGGAACTACCTGGACCTCAATAATATGAAAGATTCATATGACGGCTTAATGCATGATTCCAGTTACTTAAGACAGAATTTCACTGGCTCAAGAATTTCGGATCTACTAGATATCTACAAATCTAGTTTTCAAACGTCTTACGTGCCAAACATCAAGCTAGGCGAATTTTCCATAGCCTTGCTTGTGTGGTACCTAATGAAACAATGA
- the YTA12 gene encoding m-AAA protease subunit YTA12 (similar to Ashbya gossypii ABL041W), whose protein sequence is MRLLLGACRNVNTWRFSGRFGHRVAFLRASCLINQHQGRLLHTCQTIYEKKKKDESNEYDKECTQEEMEALKKDIFRHIRDANASKPSDKEASQRKITESIKRLEETIKKQQSQQEQDTESEPSAFKQAQKESEEMYRKAADEKMKQNKDFNGMLNNQNPAPMVVNINLFKMGLLMLVLSFILSRFETFEQKKELTWQEFRKQLLFNGYVSKLIVINKSSVKVILNDSGKNHLQHTGIDSYYFTIGSVESFERKIKEAQDELKISEEFRIPIVYTQEGSWSKAIFQIMPTALLIAGLIWISTRSMNSAGGGPEGMFNVGKSKARRFNQDTAIKVKFKDVAGCDEAKEEIMEFVSFLKQPSRYEKMGAKIPRGAILSGPPGTGKTLLAKATAGEAGVPFFSVSGSEFVEMFVGVGASRVRDLFKTARENAPAIVFVDEIDAIGKARQKGNFSGANDERENTLNQLLVEMDGFTPSDHVVVLAGTNRPDVLDQALLRPGRFDRHINIDKPELEGRKEIFKVHLSKITLAEDIVDLENRLAALTPGFSGADIANVCNEAALVAARGDNSSVKLEHFEHAIERVIGGVERKSKVLSPEEKKVVAYHEAGHAICGWYLEYADPLLKVSIIPRSQGALGYAQYLPGDVYLLNQQQLMDRMTMTLGGRVSEELHLPTVSSGASDDFKKVTRMATAMVTELGMSNKVGWVNYTRKNESDLTKPFSEETASIVDSEVYRLVEECHDRCASLLKEKAHELEKVAQLLLRQEVLTREDMIRLLGKRPFPERNDAFDKYLNQRQPESPTGHPTTSP, encoded by the coding sequence ATGCGCTTGCTATTAGGGGCTTGCAGAAACGTCAATACTTGGCGGTTTTCTGGTCGTTTTGGGCACAGGGTTGCTTTTTTACGTGCCTCTTGTCTGATTAATCAACATCAAGGACGATTACTGCACACCTGTCAAACCATCTAcgagaagaagaagaaggatgaaAGCAATGAATATGACAAGGAATGCACTCAGGAAGAAATGGAGGCACTTAAGAAAGATATATTTCGGCACATAAGGGATGCCAATGCAAGTAAGCCTAGTGATAAAGAAGCCAGCCAAAGGAAAATTACTGAAAGTATTAAGCGGCTCGAAGAGACAATCAAGAAGCAGCAAAGTCAGCAGGAACAAGATACAGAAAGTGAGCCCAGTGCTTTCAAGCAGGCACAAAAAGAGTCTGAGGAGATGTACAGAAAGGCTGCTGATGAAAAGATGAAGCAAAACAAGGATTTCAATGGCATGTTGAACAATCAAAACCCAGCCCCAATGGTTGTTAATATcaatctttttaaaatggGTCTATTGATGTTGGTTCTATCCTTTATCTTGAGTAGATTTGAAACTTTTGAGCAAAAAAAGGAATTGACATGGCAGGAATTCCGTAAACAGCTATTATTTAATGGCTACGTATCGAAATTGATTGTTATCAACAAGTCATCTGTGAAGGTAATTTTGAATGACAGCGGCAAAAACCATTTACAACACACAGGTATTGACTCTTACTACTTTACTATTGGATCTgttgaaagttttgaacgtaaaataaaagaagcTCAAGATGAATTGAAAATTTCCGAAGAGTTCAGGATTCCTATCGTATACACTCAGGAGGGAAGCTGGAGTAAAgctatttttcaaatcatGCCCACAGCTCTGTTGATTGCAGGCTTAATCTGGATTAGCACTAGGTCCATGAATTCTGCAGGCGGTGGCCCTGAGGGCATGTTTAATGTTGGCAAATCGAAAGCTCGTAGATTTAATCAAGATACAGCTATCAAGgtaaaatttaaagatGTTGCTGGTTGTGATGAGGCAAAAGAGGAAATCATGGAGTTTGTCAGCTTTTTAAAGCAGCCCTCACGTTATGAGAAGATGGGAGCCAAAATCCCAAGAGGAGCCATATTGTCTGGTCCTCCAGGTACTGGTAAGACTTTACTGGCTAAAGCCACCGCTGGTGAAGCAGGAGTTCCCTTTTTCTCAGTTTCCGGCTCTGAATTTGTAGAAATGTTCGTTGGTGTTGGTGCATCAAGGGTTCGTGACCTATTTAAGACTGCAAGAGAGAACGCTCCAGCTATCGTGTTTGTGGACGAAATCGACGCTATTGGTAAGGCTAGGCAAAAAGGCAACTTCTCTGGTGCCAACGATGAAAGGGAAAATACATTAAATCAACTGTTGGTTGAAATGGATGGCTTTACCCCCTCTGATCATGTTGTTGTATTAGCTGGTACCAACAGACCTGATGTACTAGACCAGGCACTGTTAAGGCCGGGAAGATTTGACAGGCACATCAATATTGATAAGCCCGAGTTAGAAGGGCgaaaagaaatattcaaGGTCCATCTTTCGAAAATTACCTTGGCCGAGGATATCGTGGATTTAGAAAACAGACTTGCTGCCTTAACACCCGGTTTTTCTGGAGCTGATATAGCCAACGTTTGCAATGAGGCTGCTCTAGTTGCTGCTAGGGGTGATAATTCTTCAGTTAAATTGGAGCATTTTGAACATGCTATCGAAAGAGTTATCGGTGGTGTAGAGCGCAAATCTAAGGTGCTTTCCCCCGAAGAGAAGAAAGTGGTTGCATATCATGAGGCCGGACACGCTATATGTGGTTGGTACCTAGAATATGCGGATCCATTACTAAAGGTTAGTATAATACCCCGTAGTCAGGGCGCCCTAGGATACGCCCAGTACTTACCTGGCGACGTGTACTTGCTCaaccagcagcagctcATGGACAGGATGACAATGACACTTGGTGGAAGAGTTTCTGAGGAGCTTCATTTGCCAACTGTCAGCAGCGGTGCTTCCGATGATTTCAAGAAAGTAACACGAATGGCCACAGCAATGGTCACCGAATTGGGTATGAGCAATAAAGTTGGATGGGTTAATTACACTCGGAAAAACGAAAGCGATTTGACTAAGCCATTTTCGGAGGAGACAGCTTCCATTGTAGACTCAGAGGTGTATCGTCTTGTAGAGGAGTGCCACGATAGGTGTGCCTCattattaaaagaaaaagccCACGAGCTGGAGAAGGTTGCTCAGTTACTTCTCAGGCAAGAAGTATTAACTCGCGAAGATATGATCCGTCTCCTTGGCAAGCGCCCATTCCCGGAAAGAAATGATGCATTTGACAAGTACTTAAATCAAAGGCAACCCGAATCGCCCACCGGGCACCCTACTACCAGTCCTTGA
- the NPL6 gene encoding Npl6p (similar to Ashbya gossypii ABL042W) yields the protein MSRHSKSLRVTFKGKDNEDDVSTPRRSRFSSKPRYIVDNEDLSMKEDDKDEEYEEEEEEDLQMGQGDAEEEEEEEDLQMGQGDAEEEEEEDEEVGVGAEEDEEEGEHEGSETNEGSKLKNDPSIKLSDSHRLMKPIPTRGRPPKRRFGRSASPDLSKAGVGFTTSIPSNSKRPRLPYPVDDQGSPLPVVNDEYTLPDDSEGEEKITKDGDLLGGRQFLVRTFTLTGRGQTKYMLSTEPARAVGFRDSYLFFQYHPNLYKLVISQEDRNDLIDRGVIPYSYRSRAIALVTARSVYKEFGAKIVVDGKNITDDYYAAKLRTEGRVVEGTYAREPLAKVPGRSVDGLDFSMSNVNPARIAVEFFDKKNHNIAPGSNISATNWLYQHAAACSRFNSDLFYDRERVLLIENLGLRDSYTNTLHLPQSTQSTKVLDFRKVTAKTDDIVYSTYIRDNDVARRKTGPCGCSIRVVRRHCQRRGKKCYYTTARV from the coding sequence ATGTCTCGTCACTCTAAGTCACTTAGAGTTACTTTCAAGGGTAaagataatgaagatgatgtaTCGACCCCCAGGAGGTCTCGATTTTCTTCGAAGCCCAGATATATTGTGGACAACGAAGATTTGAGTATGAAAGAGgatgataaagatgaagaatatgaggaggaagaagaagaagacttGCAGATGGGGCAGGGTGATgctgaagaggaagaagaggaggaagacTTGCAAATGGGACAGGGGGATgccgaagaagaagaagaagaagacgagGAGGTTGGTGTTGGAGCtgaggaggatgaagaagaaggggAGCATGAAGGCTCCGAGACAAATGAAGGTTCTAAACTGAAGAATGATCCTTCAATAAAACTATCCGATAGTCATAGACTAATGAAGCCAATTCCAACTCGTGGTAGGCCACCTAAGAGAAGGTTTGGTAGAAGTGCTTCTCCAGATTTGTCAAAGGCGGGTGTAGGATTTACCACAAGTATACCAAGTAATAGCAAGCGGCCACGCCTGCCTTACCCTGTGGACGACCAAGGGAGCCCATTACCTGTTGTTAACGACGAATACACACTTCCGGATGATTCCGAGGGGGAGGAAAAGATTACGAAGGATGGGGATTTATTGGGTGGGCGGCAGTTTCTAGTGCGTACGTTCACTCTAACTGGTAGAGGTCAAACCAAGTACATGCTTTCTACAGAACCTGCCCGTGCAGTGGGTTTTCGAGATTCATATCTATTCTTTCAATACCACCCGAACTTATACAAGCTAGTAATATCGCAAGAGGATAGAAACGATTTGATTGACCGTGGTGTTATTCCTTATTCTTATAGAAGCAGGGCAATCGCTCTGGTCACTGCAAGAAGCGTTTACAAGGAATTTGGTGCCAAAATTGTGGTCGATGGTAAGAATATCACTGACGATTACTATGCCGCGAAACTGCGTACTGAAGGAAGGGTTGTTGAAGGAACGTACGCGAGGGAACCACTTGCGAAAGTACCCGGTAGAAGTGTAGATGGCCTAGATTTTTCAATGTCTAACGTGAACCCAGCAAGGATTGCcgttgaattttttgataaaaaaaaCCACAATATTGCCCCAGGAAGTAATATAAGCGCTACTAATTGGCTGTATCAACATGCAGCTGCATGTAGTAGGTTCAACAGTGATCTATTTTATGACAGAGAGCGCGTCCTGCTAATTGAAAACTTGGGCCTAAGAGACTCATACACCAACACTCTACATCTACCACAATCAACCCAATCTACAAAAGTGCTGGATTTTCGAAAGGTTACTGCCAAAACAGACGATATCGTCTACTCAACCTACATTAGAGACAACGACGTCGCCAGGAGGAAAACCGGCCCTTGCGGATGTTCCATTAGAGTTGTTCGAAGACATTGTCAGCGAAGAGGTAAAAAATGCTATTATACAACAGCAAGAGTTTGA
- the AIP1 gene encoding Aip1p (similar to Ashbya gossypii ABL043W): MSSIYLKKTLVPLPSTTRNFTTHLSYDSETRSLAYNSGKSAIIRSLVDDTAIQFTGHGNANVTVVRFSPLKGSNYLCSGDDSGRVIVWYYKPVDSLGVVETGVVSEFKVLSDAITDISWDFEGKRLCVVGEGRNTFGAFISWDTGNSLGEVSGHAQRVNACHFKQSRPMRAITVGYDGKAVFYKGPPFQFTNSDRSHHDHGKFIRDVKFSPGTGKYCVSVGSDRKIVVYDGVDGQFIKYVEDENEVCGGFFALAWVDEGSESNKFVTASADGVVRLWDVESNKLLQKWSLGKDLAQQQVGVAVTEEKEIISLSLDGTLNVFKIGEKEIVRKLHGHNKSITTLTLNPLITSSYDGKVVKWSADDVPSVYFSHLNTVTSIENVDGEISTVSWDKTLRVNGELKFEFQDQPKESFAHNGAVSVVTSDNKLMVLNSLTGVILAETKLHTPAAAVTLGNKYAVVGYEGKNSIEVFKVSDLSDSFTLPTAMRATPSTLSLSPSEKYLAAGDTMGRILLYDLESKNVKTSRWSFHSGKITSISWRPDQDEEDHVVSTSLDTHMFIYSVKKPMKVIKKLNAHKDAVCFVCWETPNTVVTAGADACIRRWAVEFS, translated from the coding sequence ATGAGTTCGATTTATTTAAAGAAGACATTGGTTCCGCTTCCATCGACTACTCGGAACTTCACGACGCATTTGTCGTATGACAGTGAGACTCGTAGTTTGGCTTATAATTCGGGGAAATCAGCTATTATCAGATCATTAGTTGATGATACTGCTATTCAGTTTACAGGGCATGGGAATGCAAATGTTACAGTAGTGCGGTTTTCTCCTTTGAAGGGATCTAATTATTTATGTTCTGGGGATGATTCCGGGAGGGTTATTGTGTGGTACTACAAGCCAGTGGATAGTTTAGGGGTGGTGGAGACTGGGGTTGTGTCAGAATTTAAGGTTTTGTCAGATGCCATAACGGATATTTCGTGGGATTTTGAGGGGAAGCGATTATGTGTGGTTGGAGAAGGCCGTAATACATTTGGTGCGTTTATCTCTTGGGATACGGGTAACTCGTTAGGAGAGGTATCTGGTCACGCCCAGAGGGTCAATGCATGCCATTTTAAGCAGAGCAGGCCTATGAGAGCGATTACTGTGGGCTATGATGGGAAAGCTGTCTTTTACAAGGGGCCTCCTTTCCAGTTTACCAATAGTGATCGGTCCCACCATGATCATGGCAAGTTTATTAGAGATGTTAAATTTTCTCCAGGTACTGGGAAATACTGTGTTAGTGTTGGTAGTGATAGAAAGATTGTTGTCTATGATGGTGTTGATGGGCAGTTCATCAAGTATGTGGAAGATGAGAATGAAGTATGTGGTGGGTTTTTTGCCTTAGCATGGGTCGATGAAGGATCTGAGTCCAATAAGTTCGTTACTGCAAGTGCCGATGGCGTGGTCAGACTTTGGGACGTTGAGTCGAACAAGTTGTTACAAAAATGGAGTCTGGGCAAAGACTTGGCCCAACAGCAAGTTGGTGTTGCTGTAactgaagaaaaagaaatcatctCGCTTTCATTAGATGGCACCCTTAATGTCTTTAAAATTGGTGAGAAAGAAATTGTTCGAAAGTTGCACGGTCATAACAAGAGCATCACCACGCTTACTTTGAATCCATTGATTACGAGTTCATACGATGGTAAGGTTGTTAAATGGTCCGCAGATGACGTCCCAAGCGTGTATTTCTCCCACTTGAATACTGTGACATCCATTGAAAACGTCGACGGAGAAATCTCCACTGTTTCTTGGGACAAAACCCTAAGAGTTAATGGTGAACTAAAGTTCGAATTCCAAGATCAACCAAAGGAATCGTTTGCACACAACGGTGCAGTATCTGTTGTTACGTCGGATAACAAGTTAATGGTCTTGAACTCATTAACCGGAGTAATTTTGGCGGAGACCAAATTGCACACTCCAGCCGCCGCTGTAACACTGGGGAACAAATATGCAGTCGTCGGTTACGAAGGAAAGAATTCAATTGAAGTGTTTAAAGTATCAGATCTATCTGATAGCTTTACGTTACCCACTGCAATGCGTGCAACACCATCTACATTGTCACTCTCCCCTTCAGAGAAATATTTGGCAGCTGGTGATACCATGGGAAGAATATTGTTGTACGATTTGGAATCTAAAAACGTAAAGACTTCACGCTGGTCGTTCCATAGTGGCAAAATCACCTCAATTTCCTGGAGACCAGACCAGGACGAAGAAGACCACGTTGTTTCTACCTCATTGGATACTCATATGTTCATCTACTCAGTCAAGAAACCAATGAAAGTCATCAAAAAATTGAACGCACACAAAGATGCAGTATGTTTCGTTTGTTGGGAAACTCCTAACACCGTGGTAACCGCAGGTGCTGATGCATGTATCAGGAGGTGGGCAGTGGAGTTTTCTTAA
- the UTP15 gene encoding snoRNA-binding rRNA-processing protein UTP15 (similar to Ashbya gossypii ABL044C) has protein sequence MSSDRPRVIPLKSAVLPQQTTPEQRYWRQYSSTQLVKEHNAVTHISFNPQHPHDFAVTSSTRVQVFSSRTRQVIKTFSRFKDVVYSASFRQDGKLLVAGDATGLVSIYDSYNPRNQLVTFQASSHPTHVTKFHPMDSKSLTTANDDRVVRLWDISHAYQPILELTGASDYVRSICFLPGTPHMVVSGSYDGVIRLYDTRMESSQPVTTLNHGMPIEDTISMSQTQLISCGGSKFKVWDLTGNKLLYSRGNFAKTVTCLNYVNMPSDAAMDSCLLASSLDGHVKVFDPLDGFKVKFGWKFSSAVLSCALSPGDVQGNKHLVAGLSSGLLAIRTKKRSKAAVIDGDDKGADLVMGKSQKSNSFQRMMRGSEYKGDDEHIIHKDKPKQQPRLRLFEKNLNKFKWAEALDSAFIPGMAKELTLTVLQELRKRGKIRVALYGRDETSLEPLLNWCLKGLEDTRSAPVVADWIAVVLELYGNMIEKSPVLEEMIIAVKNKVRQEIHKAKEAQKIEGMLQLLTN, from the coding sequence ATGTCTTCTGATAGACCTAGGGTGATACCACTGAAGAGTGCTGTGCTTCCACAGCAAACGACTCCGGAACAAAGATACTGGCGCCAATATTCTTCTACACAGCTTGTGAAAGAGCATAATGCAGTGACACACATTTCGTTCAATCCCCAACATCCTCATGATTTTGCTGTTACTTCGTCTACTAGGGTTCAGGTGTTTTCTTCCCGTACAAGGCAGGTGATCAAGACTTTTTCTAGGTTTAAAGATGTAGTATATTCTGCTTCATTTCGTCAGGATGGTAAATTACTGGTAGCTGGTGATGCTACTGGGTTGGTTTCTATTTACGATAGTTATAATCCTCGAAATCAGCTGGTTACGTTCCAGGCATCATCGCATCCGACACATGTTACGAAATTTCATCCGATGGACAGCAAAAGTTTGACGACTGCCAATGACGATAGGGTAGTGAGATTATGGGATATTTCTCATGCATACCAGCCAATTTTGGAGCTTACAGGTGCGTCAGATTATGTACGGTCTATTTGTTTCTTACCGGGCACTCCACATATGGTTGTTTCCGGTTCTTACGATGGTGTTATTAGATTATACGATACTAGAATGGAGTCGTCGCAGCCAGTGACAACGTTGAATCATGGCATGCCAATCGAGGACACAATATCTATGTCGCAGACTCAGTTGATATCTTGTGGTGGGAGTAAGTTCAAGGTATGGGATCTTACTGGCAACAAGCTTTTGTATTCGCGTGGTAACTTTGCCAAGACTGTTACATGCTTAAATTACGTAAATATGCCTTCTGATGCTGCAATGGATTCTTGTTTGTTGGCTTCATCCTTAGATGGACATGTGAAGGTATTTGATCCATTGGATGGTTTCAAAGTCAAGTTTGGCTGGAAGTTTAGTAGTGCAGTATTAAGCTGTGCATTATCGCCAGGCGATGTTCAAGGCAACAAGCATTTGGTGGCGGGCTTATCATCTGGTTTACTGGCTATAAGAACTAAGAAGAGATCCAAAGCAGCGGTGATAGATGGCGATGACAAGGGAGCAGATTTGGTCATGGGGAAATCACAAAAGAGCAACAGCTTTCAGAGAATGATGAGAGGATCCGAGTACAAGGGAGACGATGAGCATATTATTCATAAGGACAAGCCCAAACAACAACCAAGGTTACGTCTATTCgaaaagaatttaaacaAGTTTAAATGGGCTGAGGCGTTGGATAGTGCATTTATTCCAGGTATGGCCAAAGAGCTGACATTGACAGTTTTACAGGAACTGCGGAAGCGCGGAAAAATCCGTGTTGCATTGTATGGTAGAGATGAGACTTCGTTAGAGCCATTATTGAATTGGTGCTTGAAAGGTCTAGAAGACACGAGAAGTGCACCAGTAGTAGCAGACTGGATTGCTGTGGTTTTAGAATTATACGGAAATATGATTGAGAAATCTCCTGTTTTGGAGGAAATGATTATCGCGGTAAAAAATAAAGTGAGACAGGAAATTCATAAAGCTAAGGAGGCACAAAAGATTGAAGGCATGCTTCAACTGTTAACTAACTAG